The window AAGCGTGAAATAGACCACACGGCGGATGAACCTTGCCGCGTCGAAGTCTGAGGGCAGCGGAAAGGCAGCGCGCGTCACCGTTTCGCGAAAGCGCGTCCAGCGGTGCGACAGCGACAGCACGAGAAACGACCCGAAGGTCATGTAGCCAATGCCGCCCAGCTGGATCAGCAGCAGAATGATAATCTGACCGAAAAGGGTGTAGCTGCTGCCGGGATCGACAGTCACCAGCCCGGTCGTGGACACGGCTGACGAGGCAATGAACAAATTGTCGAGCGCATTGACCGGGACCGCCTGGGCTATAGGCAGAGACAACAGGCCCCAGCCCGCCAGCATGTAAAAGAGATACCCTGCGAGAAGTAGCTGGGCTGCATCCGCTTTCTTGAAGAAGAGCTTCACCGGCACCCAGATGCCTGCCCAGACGCGAAGAGCGCGCCGTTTCAGGCTGGAAGATGAATCTGCCAACGCAGACTCCGTTGCAACGCCGGTTATGCCCCGGCAAGCGGCGCGCGTTTTATACCTTCTGCCCGCTGTGTCCAGACATATTGCTCACCCGCGCCAGAAGGCAGGCGTGAACAGGGCCAGCATGGTCAGCACCTCCAGCCGTCCCACCAGCATGGTGAAGCTCATCACCCATTTGGCAGCATCCGGCAAAGGCTGGAATGTGCCCGCCGGGCCGATTATGTCGCCAAGACCGGGGCCGACATTGGCTATTGTCGTGGCCGCGCCTGACAGCGCCGTCACCGGGTCCAGCCCGATCAGCGATAACAGCACTGCCGATACCGCAAACGCCCCGAAAAACAGAAACACAAAGCCCAGCACCGAACGCACGGTCGCTTCGGGCACCGGCTTGCCGTCGTAATGGACGGAGCGCACCGCGCGCGGGCGGGCATAGCGATGCAGATAGGTGAGCATGGCCGAAGCGGCAATCTGGTGGCGGAATATCTTGATCGAACAGGAGCTGGAGCCTGCGCACCCGCCCACGAAAAAGAGAATGAAGAAGACCATGACCGGCATGGTGCCCCACTGGGCGAAATCGGCGCTGCCATAGCCGGTGCCGGTCATCACCGAGACCGCATTTACAGCTGCCACGCGCCAGGCGGGTAGCTCGCCAGTGTCCACATCATTCGCCAGCAGGAGCAAGGTCAGGCCCGCACAGGAGATGAATGCAATCGCCAGAAAGGCGCGCACTTGCGGATCGGTAATAATCCGGTCCGGGCGCCCCTGCACCGCGCGCAGAAACACCAGAAAGGGCAGGGCCGAGAGCAGCATGAAGACCAGCGCTACCAGATCCGCACCCTCGTGTGCCCACCCGCCGATCGAGGCGTCGCTGGTTGAAAACCCGCCCGTCGCCACCGTTGTCATGGCGTGGGCCGCCGCATCGAACGCGTTCATCCCGGCAAAGCCATAGGCGATGAAGCAGGCAAAGCTCAGCACCAGATAGATCAGACCGACAGCGCCCGCGATCTCGCCCGCGCGCGGCAGGGCCTTGTCCACCTTGTCAGAGCTTTCCAGCCGGAAGAGCTGCATGCCGCCAATGCCCAGTACCGGCCAGATAGCCATCGCCGTGACGATGATCCCGATCCCGCCAATCCATTGCAGTATGGCCCGCCAGATCAGCACGCCTGCGGGCAGGTCCTGCAAGCCGGTCAGCACCGTCGCGCCGGTTGTGGTGATGCCGGAGACGGACTCGAAGATGGCGTCGGTCCAGCTCATGCCGATACCGGCCAGATGCAGCGGGATAGCGGCCGCCAGACCCAGCACAATCCAAGAGCCGGACGTGACCAGGATCGCGCCTCGGGCATCAAGGTCGAACCCGTCGCCGCGGCCCATCAGCGTCATGATGCCGCCGGTAAATCCGCACAGCACCGCCGAACCGAAAAAGGCATGGGCAGATTCCGCATCGACATGGAGATCGATAATGGCGGGCACCAGCATGGCACCGCCCAGCGCCGCCAGCAGCACGCCCAGAATAAAGATCACGGTGCGGGTATAGATGCTCACGCTATCAGCCTTCCGGCCTAGTGCAGCGTGGCCGGCATGAAGGGGCTGTCGAGCGCAAAGGAGGGAATGGCGGCATTGAATACGGCTCCGTCCGCCCGGCGCATTTCATACTGGCCGCTCATGAAACCCGACGGCGTGGGCAGGGGCGCGCCTGATGTATAGCGGAAGCACTCTCCCGGGGCGATAACCGGCTTCTCCCCGATCACGCCCTCGCCCTTGACCACGCGGGTGCGGCCCTTGGCATCGGTTATCCGCCATTCGCGCGTCATCAGCTGCACCGGCGCGCTGCCTGAATTTTCAATCTCTACAGTGTAGGACCAGATATAGCGGTTCTCGTCCGGCTCGGATTCTGTTTCCAGATAATCCGGCTCGACACGGATGATAACGCCTTCGGTCTCCAGCATATACATGGCGGTGTAAAACTCCTCTGCACAGGATGAGACACGTCTTGGTGCTGCTGCTCAAGAGGTTTCGCGCAGGTATGCCTGCCAGTGCCATTGCAAACCCTGCCGCCATGCGGAACGGTGCGCCCTCTATCCCTCTTTGTGAGTCGCGTCTTTCCCATGTCCAAGCCCGGTATCCTGACCGATCTCGACCTAGCTGCTTTGGTCTCCTCCGGAGCCATTGCCGCGCCGGGCATAGAGGATGGCCAGATACAGCCTGCAAGCCTTGATCTGCGCCTTGGAACAAGGGCTTACCGCCTGCGGGCGAGCTTCCTGCCCGGCCCCGGCCGGACCGTGGATGACTGTCTTGCCTCCGGCCTTGTCATGCACGAGATCGAGCTGACGGGCGGGGCGGTGCTGGAGACGGGCTGCGTCTATCTTGTCCCCCTGATGGAAAGCCTCTCACTTCCGGGCGATTTGAGCGCGGCGATGAACCCGAAAAGCTCCACCGGCCGGCTGGATGTCTTTACCCGTGTCATCGGGAATAATGCGGCCGCGTTCGACCAGCTTCCCGCCGGCTATTCCGGTCCGCTCTGGGTGGAAATATCCCCGCGCACCTTCTCCATCCTGGCCCGTCCGGGCGACCGTCTGGTGCAGGTGCGGCTGCGCCGGGGTGCGCTCAAAGCCGGGCTTTCCCAGGTGCTTAGCGTGGATCTGCAGGCGGCGGGCAATGCGCCTGTCGGCTGGCGGGCCAAGCGCCACAGCCCGCTGGTCGACCTAAGCCGGATTGGCGCGCATGCGGCGCTCGATTTCTGGGAACCGCTATACGCGCCACGTGGACAGATCGTGCTCGATCCGGGGGAGTTCTACATACTGGCTTCACGCGAAGCGGTGGAGATTCCGCTCGAAGACGCTGCCGAGATGGCGCCGATTGCGC is drawn from Glycocaulis alkaliphilus and contains these coding sequences:
- a CDS encoding 2'-deoxycytidine 5'-triphosphate deaminase, producing the protein MSKPGILTDLDLAALVSSGAIAAPGIEDGQIQPASLDLRLGTRAYRLRASFLPGPGRTVDDCLASGLVMHEIELTGGAVLETGCVYLVPLMESLSLPGDLSAAMNPKSSTGRLDVFTRVIGNNAAAFDQLPAGYSGPLWVEISPRTFSILARPGDRLVQVRLRRGALKAGLSQVLSVDLQAAGNAPVGWRAKRHSPLVDLSRIGAHAALDFWEPLYAPRGQIVLDPGEFYILASREAVEIPLEDAAEMAPIAPEIGEFRAHYAGFFDPGFGLGAPAKAVLEVRGRDVPFILEHGQAVARLVHEPMAGKIGSAYGANGSNYQGQGLKLGKHFKA
- a CDS encoding TrkH family potassium uptake protein; amino-acid sequence: MSIYTRTVIFILGVLLAALGGAMLVPAIIDLHVDAESAHAFFGSAVLCGFTGGIMTLMGRGDGFDLDARGAILVTSGSWIVLGLAAAIPLHLAGIGMSWTDAIFESVSGITTTGATVLTGLQDLPAGVLIWRAILQWIGGIGIIVTAMAIWPVLGIGGMQLFRLESSDKVDKALPRAGEIAGAVGLIYLVLSFACFIAYGFAGMNAFDAAAHAMTTVATGGFSTSDASIGGWAHEGADLVALVFMLLSALPFLVFLRAVQGRPDRIITDPQVRAFLAIAFISCAGLTLLLLANDVDTGELPAWRVAAVNAVSVMTGTGYGSADFAQWGTMPVMVFFILFFVGGCAGSSSCSIKIFRHQIAASAMLTYLHRYARPRAVRSVHYDGKPVPEATVRSVLGFVFLFFGAFAVSAVLLSLIGLDPVTALSGAATTIANVGPGLGDIIGPAGTFQPLPDAAKWVMSFTMLVGRLEVLTMLALFTPAFWRG
- the apaG gene encoding Co2+/Mg2+ efflux protein ApaG, whose translation is MYMLETEGVIIRVEPDYLETESEPDENRYIWSYTVEIENSGSAPVQLMTREWRITDAKGRTRVVKGEGVIGEKPVIAPGECFRYTSGAPLPTPSGFMSGQYEMRRADGAVFNAAIPSFALDSPFMPATLH